The following nucleotide sequence is from Hevea brasiliensis isolate MT/VB/25A 57/8 chromosome 7, ASM3005281v1, whole genome shotgun sequence.
TACGATATTGGTTTGCAACCTTCTGTGATTTTGTCAAAGGTGGAGTCTCTGCTGACTGCTGCATTTTACTGTTCATACTTTTTTTCTGGCCTATATCTAGCATTGATGAATTCCCTACCTCTAAGCCCCATGAAGAATTTAGTACACAGGCAATAGATGTTGAAGCCTTTGTGTAACATTCTCAAATTTGTTTCCAGGATTGCTGTTTCATATTGCTGCAATTTTATTGGCAATTATTTTCCCTGTTATCTTCTCCATTATGAGGTTATTTTTCTCCAGTCATGCGATGAACTGGTGAGTTTGTTCTCCGGTTTTTCTGCTTTATTGTTCTAATTTCATATTTTTTGAAGTAAAGAATTAACAGATGATGTCAACACCCTGccccaacacacacacacacacacacacatatatagaaCAATCGAGTCAATAAGGTTATTTTTTAAATGCTTGAATGCAGGTTTGCTCATCCATACTTGGCTTTCATGATGTTCGTTCCCTGCTCACTTGTTGGTTTGTTGATTCCAAGGACTGTTTGGAGTTGTTTTCCCCTCTCTCAAGATGTTTCAGTTCTCAAGAAATCGAAGGAGGTATAGTTTTATGTTCATATATTCTTAAGTAATCACCAACAAATTCCAAATTTATCCTATAATTGTCATTTGGATTTATTTATTTCACACTATTGAGAAAAGGTTATTATGTTGTCCTGGTACAGAATACAAATTAGTTACTATAGCACTTAAATGGTTGTGCAACTTACATAGAACTTGGCTCATTTTAGCACCTGTGCTCTGAAATTTAAATGAATGCTTTCTGTGCAAGTTCCATCATAATATGAGAAGCCAAGATAGAGACCAATTCTTTGGAATTTGAAAACAACCAACATATTAGAATTACTTGAAGATAACCTGCTTTTGTTATATATTCTGTAATATATGTTGGATTGCATTATGCTGAGTAGAAACTTATCTTCTGgatgaatatttaaatttaagcTTGGCTGCACAATTCATTGCTGCAATCTAGCAGATAATTGATATAGCTTGGATCTCACAGGTGCTATCAAATGAAGCTTGGTTTTGGGGAGCATTTGGATTGTATGCTTGCTTAACTTTGgtatgttgttgttgttgttgttgttaactTTGGTATGTTGTCTAGTTGCTGTTATTACTTTTGTGGTAAATTTATTTGCTTTCTTAACTTTTAGTTCTAATATTTTCAATAGCTAACTTTAGTAAAAGTAGGCTTATCTTGTTGCTGGGCTCAGTGGAGGGTTCTTGACCTTTTCCGTGTCAGCTTTTATGCTTCCTGCTTGGATCTTCTTTAACATATATATCAAGTCTTATCATGATCAATCGCTCAGGTGATTTCCATGACTTGTGATCAGAttccttccttgtgatgtgtattaACATTTTTCCCTGTTGTTTTAATGTTTCACCTCTTTGTTTGTACAAAGCTCTTTTTTCTCATATTGCTGGTTGCCTAATTTGTATGTAGAGTTATAGAATTTTCTTAAGAAGTAATTGGTTTGTATGCTATCCTCGTAATATTTATACCTTCAAAGTTTGCCTTAGTTTTCATTTTCTTTGGTGCTTTTATTGTGAGCTTTATTAACTTAAAACAGTGGTAGCATGCGGCATTACCTGGCATGTTTGGCTATCCTTGGATGTTGATCCTTTAAGTCTGTTTGGGAGCATTCCTTGGAAATCTAAATGTTTAGCATCTTGGAAAATATGATCTTTCTGTTAAAAGACAATTACAAGTTATCAAATTCactaatagttttttttttttttttttaaagactaTCCCACACGTTTGTGAAACATTTGGGAAGATGAAGATCTCATTCTTATGGTTCAGTGAACAGAATGAAATTTCTTTGTTATTCTAAAGTAACAGATGTCCCACAATTATCTTTGTCTTTGTTGAATTTCATGATTTATTAAATGTTAAAATAGGAGTCCATGTAGCAGACACTGACTAGACTGGAATTAATGTTTGGCATGCATTGAAAATATCCGAAATGTTAGGTCACCAATATATTCTTTGCTCTTGTATTGATACTTTCAATAGACTGTTAGATGAATCTGGTGCTCTTTGAGACTTTGCATATTTgctttcaattatttttttaacctGTCTGCACTTTTTCTAAATACTTGTTTTTTTTtctatgttttattttaattagtttttttttcttgtttgggAATTGAGAGTAAACTACTTTCTTTTTGATCTCTTTGACTTTTGTTCCTTTTATCTCATCAAAATTTCTTCCACCTTTTTTTTCAGGTCAACAGTCATCTACGTATTACCTTTACTTCCATGTATCATGTATTCAGTTTATTTTGGTGGATTTCTTGTCcaatttttgattgagaagatGGGTATGATGGGTGCTGTTCCTCCACCATATGGTTAGTTTTCTTTTATGGTGATGGTATTATTTTAGATTATTCCTTCCACCATAAATCATTTGCAGCTGTTTTTACCTAATCTGGAGATTCAATTGTTTTAACTGGACACGGTGAAAAGGTTGCATAAGAATCTCTACAGTCATTTTCCATATTTTAACTTGGGAAATTATACTCTGCCTGCAAAAAAGACTGTTACAATGTATAATTATAAAATGATAATAGAAAAGTTGAGTCCCAAGCACTTTTTTGAATGGTCCTATGGCTAATAGATGATGACGAGCTTCTGCTTTGATCCTAGCAGTTGTGTATTAAATTTCATTGCCATAAATTGTTTTATTGAACCCTTGTTACGGTAAGTTGTGATTAAGTTGTTAGGTGTCTATCCCAGTGTTAAGTTGCAAATTGTTCATCTTTCTTTTGTGATATTGTTCCCCATTACCTACTATTGCTGTTTATTACAATCACCAGATCTTTGCTTGCAGGATTTTATATTGCTGATGGTGTAGTGGCAGCAACAATTGGAGTTGTGACTGGTTGGTGTGTGGGTCCTTTGCTACCTATTTGCGGCCATTGGTTGGCCAGGTCCTCCATCATTCAGTTCTTGTTGCATATTAGTGTGCTTGCATTGGCTTTCTCATCGCAGTTCTTTCCCTACAGCAACACTGCCCCTAAGAGGGTTGTTTTTCAGCATACAGTTGTTACTGCAGGTATGAAGAAAAGAAacgtttaatatatatttaaaattctcATAAGGTAGGACAGTACCgccatttgtctttgatttttttaaaaataatgattGTTCTCTTTTTAGCTTTGTGATTTATTTGGGATTCTACTGTCTTTCTTTTTGGTTATTTTGTCTTGAAACCTTTTTCCCTGTGTATTGACAGATGGAAATAGGATTGTGGACTCCAGTTATGATTTTTCTGTAGTGGATTCCAattctttactttttctttttaaacATGCTCCTGAAGTTGCAAAGGATTTGCACGTTGGTACGGATTTTTCTTTCAAAACTGCAAATACGTCTCACCGAGAGACTTGGATGGTATGTGACTTCCTACTTTAAGGTTAATGGTCAATCTTACATCAAATATATTACTTTAGGCAGCATTTTGTGCCTTAGGATGTTGTTACTAGTGAATCTTGAGTGCCTGCATTAGTTATTAACTCCTCACTTCCTTTCTCCACACCAGGAACCACAATGTAATGTTCTTGTTACTTTTTCAATCTCTATCCCCCTCTTCCTCTTCCATCTGGGACCATTGAATGGTGGTCTACCATCTCAACCTCATTGTTGAAACAATAAGCATCACTGCATAAAGTATCATTGAACTCATTGTAGATTAGATGCTGTCCTGTGCCTGATACTTGATACTTGTATCCTTATAGCAAGAATGAGTTTCATCACTTCCAATAACTTGTTCTATGATGATGTGAAAATTCATCAATGTCATAGATAAAGTTCTTTATTTCTAACATTTTTCGTTTTTTGACATTTTTGTAGGCTCTTTTTCCAGTATCTCATCTGTTTTCAAGAAGTTTGAAGTTCCCTGCAAGGAGTGATGACATTATTAAGCAATATAGATATTTCCCCCGTTTGTCTAATTACAAGCCTGGTACTTTTTCTAGCAGGGGATCTAGGAGAGTTTACTTGGAACTTTCCTTAGGGTGAGTGGGATAGAATGATCTGCATAGAAGAGCATGAAATGGCTGTCATTAAATATTCATGTCTTGTGAGATTGTCAAATAATGATTTACCGGAATTATATATAGCTTGTCTGATATGGTtacaaatatttattttatatgtatgTTGGCTACCAAATTTCTACGTGCATTGAGCAAATTTGTATGGTACTTTCTTCAACAAGATGATGTTTTTTAGACTTAAAAGGAAAATGGAGGATAGGTCAAAAATTAAAGCCAGATGCAACAAGGTGTTTTGTATTCTGTTTTGAATGTCTGGGAAAGGCTCGTTGATGTGGTGTGAAAGATAGTTCAATTTTTTCTTGGCAAATGGGAGCTTTAATGGCTGGAATGTGAAATTAATCTTTAAAACAAACTGTCATGCTTAGTTGAATAGTTGGATTTACGGGTACTTTCTTTTTGTGAAGCACAAGCACAGAACTTGTGTTATTTTAACCCTGTGTTTTTACTTTTTCCATCGTGTTTTCCATATCTTTAATTTAATGCTTTGTTATTATTTCCTGTCAGTGACTTGAAAGAGGTCTGGGTTGCAGTCCTTAACATTACAGGTCCCTTATCAAGTTGGTCACTTGCGGACAATATACTTCCAGGTATAAATTTTTTGTTTCAATTTggctttgaatggaaatgtttgctTTAATGTTTATAACCAAAAAAATTCAAACCGTTGGACCAATTTATAATGATAGCTAATCCTTTTAATTTTTCCAATCACACACAGCCTTTCACATTGGAATTTCTTGTACTGAAATTTGGAATGCCATGCTAGAACTCTCAAATTGCTCACATGACATTAGTTATATATATAGTGTAATATATTTAAGTGTAAGACCTTGGgggaaaattaattatatattaatacgattaattattatttaacacttaaaaattttaaaagaaaataggaACACCTTGCCTTCTTTCCTATCCCTTCCTCCCTCCTCTAAAAACTGTTACgtgaaatatttttattaatagaatGTATTCCGTTTCTATATCTTGGTAGTTTGTGCATGCAAACAATTTACACCAATTTAAAAGAATGGGTATATaattgacaaaaattaaaaggatCCAATGAGCTATAAAGCTTTGGATTTTTTTGGTGAGTAATACTTTGGTTTTTTGTATATTTAATCCCTGTTGAAATTGTTACAGCTCCTGAAGCGATTGATGGTGGTCCCCCATCATATATATGTAGACTTAGTGGAGCTAGTGATGATAAATGGACCTTCTGGCTAGAGGTAAAGCTCTGTCCTTTCTgaaattatgatttttccccCCATTTTACGTTTGACTGTTATTGCCAATTGCTGCCCCTAACATATGAGTGTCCCTTGAATGGCATCGAGTACTTACATTGTTTTGATTTACTGATCATCACGAACTTAATGAAAACTCAGGTGCTCCCCTTTGGACTTGTGCTAAGAATTTTCTTAATTGTATCATAAAAATTAGAATGTTATCTTGATTTTGGTAAATAATCATCTCATATGAATCCTGGTCTATTTGTATTTTCAAGTCTTGTTAAATGGTCCAATAATCTCAAGTGTGCACATTGATTGTATGTTGCAATCTACTGAAAACCATCATTGTTTAGTATCTCTGATGATCCCACAAGGTGTTCTCCCCTTCCCTCCTTCCTTTCTCTCACCGCCTGCATTTTTGGGCAATGTGAGTACACAATGGCTTATTAGGATTCATTTTTACACTATAAGAATGATGATTTCAGACATATTTCATTGTTACATAAACATATGATTATTCTGAACATGGAAAATACAGGCAAGCAATTCTAATGATTTGAGGGTGGAGCTTGCTGTGATTGACCAAGTTTTGGTTGATCGAGCTAAAAATTTGAGGGGCCTTTTCCCTGACTGGGTGGACGTCACTGCTTATGCTAGCTTTATGTCCAGCTACATCTTTTAGTTCTTCCATACCTGCTGAAACACATATTGGATAAACAATTCTGTCCAAGACAGACAATAAAATTTAGTTTTGACACTCATTTGTGGCATTGCGTATCTTATAATGCTTTAAGTCTTACATTTTAACATGTTTATTGCAAGCCGGAAGTTTGATTCAGAAGAAAATATACTTGTAAGTACCAAAATGTGGAGTATGCAGCATTTTTTGCTTGTCGTCGTTGCACCGCTCTGTTGAAGTCAAGCTACAAATAAGATTATGGAAGCAATTTATTACATGTCAATTGCCACCAAATCATTCTCcttcctcctcttttcttcttcttctgaaGCAAAATGAAAGCTTTCATGGAATTGGTACTCATGAACGTCCATTGGTTTTGAGTAATTTGAGACTCGAGAGCATAAGATCTTGGTTTTGAGTAATCAGCAAATCATGCATATAATTCTGTTTGGTAACCTACAGGAACCAACCTCGGGATGCCTGACGCAGGATATATCATCCGACTATACTCTCAAAATTTCAAACCCATGGTATTTTGAAATTTGATCTGCTAGACGTATATGACCCCGTTTGACATTAAGGACGAAGCTAACTTTTTGAAAGTATGCCCTTTTAAATgatattgaaaaaaaattatttaaactaaaatattttaatataaaaataatatttaatagtttttaattaatgtatttaaaataatattttcttttgCCAACAACAATTCAAACAGTAATATCAAAACGCTTGCGAATAGCAAACAACTATGCCTGTAACCCTTGGAGAAGGTCGACCATCTCAGCAAGCAGTGGAACTACTTTGGTTGAGTGCTTAAAATCACCATTGCTAATTTCTCTATGTGAAGCAAGAAATTATTTCGTTTTCGCCTGCCTACCATTCTCGGGAATGTGTCAAGCAGAGTCATTTGTTTTTCGCTAAACAATTAGGGTTGAGTGCTATTCACTtcaaaattgaataaattaaccaaatcaatttaatttagtaatttGATTTAGTTTATACAGTAATTTTGTTTGGCTTGGCTTGATTTTAGTTTTTAAgattttttgttattttcattCCAATTTGATTTTGGGAAAATAGTTTCAGTAAAATTATAACGAATTAGGTGAAAATTATGCCAAAATTAAGGTAAAAATAAGTCCAAATCAAAGTAAAAATCATAAAATTAGGTGAAAATTAAATCCAAATAAAAaactcattaaaaaaaataaatcaattgatTCGAACGGAACTGAATAAAAAtagttaaattcaatttaattttgttaACATTTTAATTCAGTTATGTCCCGACCCAACCTATGAgctagaccggcactaggacctgagccatcCCTAAAACCCTTGAGACTCGTAATaaacctaactattccttaacccaatcctaaagCACATattaagcccaatttcaagaaaacaatcgCACAGAGTCAGGCCATAACATGGACCATACAACATAGAGTTTTTGGCTCATCcgacctgtaagcacaatatataataatttgaggAACTCAGCTCACTCTCCATATACTTATAATgttataaaatcaaatgggagctcagttccctcatccaatccaatcatacATGCATCTAATAATTTTACAGATCCAACATGACATTATATTATAGACTCAATTCAaataaaatacttctaacacatataaaattctagaagttagtaaaattatacaaaacatcatagacattaatagatgacctgcgagggagagagGTAACTCCATATACTTATaatgtcataaaatcaaatgagagctcagctccctcatccaatccaatcatacATGCATCTAATAATTTTACAGATCCAACATGACATTATATTATAGACTCAATTCAaataaaatacttctaacacatgtaaaattctagaagttagtaaaattatacaaaacatcatagacattaatagatgacctgcgagggagagaggtaagttagaactcaacaagaaatctctTGTGTACTCAAAAAATaaggtgaataggagtgagcgttcaactcagagagtaaaataccaaatttaaccacaatttctatagctatctaaagctgaTGCATcataaagagtggaatgcaacaccatcataaattttcatacaaatcatatcataacatcaaaaagataatttggagcactcacgcacccatatAATATGCAAACAATACACATATGGGaactaatcccctatacagctttcttaattcaacctctgccagcgagtatatctcaagtcggactttcgcttaataaatcaaatgcgggggtcagcgagatcattTCGAGCTGTGCTTACCCCGACTTATTCATAAAATGATCGAGTCCctgcgagtcaagctccagctgcGTCTACTCGTCCTGTTCATATCCAACACCACACACCACatgcacgccaacacacgcacgcTGCTTCAAATTATCATaaaataacatccatggcacttcatcaattaagaacgCAATAATAAACGCgcttagtgtttaactacatagatatatatttaaaaGTGATAtatgggcatgcctgaacatataataatagtgaaattataattgaaatcaatattttactcacatacGTGAACTGAGGTCACTGCAGCGGCTGggaggaggaggaaggctgtcacgGCTCATCTGACAATTTCATTATGATTATTTAATATAGTTGATtcaatacaagcttaaaaagaaccaaagacattctaagtcatgccgaaaattcggcagagtctcccctacacctaggatctacccaacctgcaaaaagttcaaaatacacttctatatccacaagtcacacaaccacaactcaatcacatcacatgaccCCTTCTGGGTCCATCTAAACAGTCAATAACCATAATTTAGAaaattatcatttagtccctataactaagtattttgcaaaaactactcaaatgagctctaaaaattctaaaattttgccctgcggtctctaacaatattattaagctaatgcaaaaggaattataattttctaaccgaCTATgactattttatagatttttaatcaaaatcaggcactatataattaagaaaaaggaggtttcgagtttacctatgccaatttttGGGACGTGTTTGACACGTTTGAAAACGGTAGGGTAGCCTATAACATCGATCCGATTCTAAAGCTTTCCTGGTAGCCTGCCTGTCTGGCCTGAAATTACAGACTAGAGCAACTGTTGAATTTCTACGAAACCAGCGTACCTACGCGAAGCCTACAGCACAGGGGTTTGTACATAATTATTACGgaatttattaagctcatttaagTTCCATGAGACCCACCAAAAAATGGTgccgaaaaaatttgaaatgagtattacCGCGAAGCTCTCGCCGAggggagcactccggtactctccgatttttcgtggggttcacggtttgcgagaaatttagcccaaaagtcaaaatgagctaaaacttccTGGACAAAAATTGAACAAATCACTTGATGAATTTTTGtactcttggtgtctatggaaaactcTCGAGGTGTAAATAGATTTTGgaacaagacccggtccaattggtagcCAGATCTGCCAGAATCAGCCTGGGAAATTGAAGCATTGCACGCGCGTTGGGGAGCTTTTGGCGCAATTTTTAGGCGACCTGGAGACCAGCCGACTGCGAGGAAGGTCGATGGTGACGCGGGTAGGAGTGGGAAGGCAGTGGCCCGGCGgagggagagggaggagagagaaacgggagggaggagagagaaacggggAGAGAGAAGGAAGGAGAAGAAAATAAGAAAGGGACAGGTTCGATTTGACCGATTCGATTAGGTTCAGTTCAGTTCGATTCGGCTGGTTCTATTCAGGAtacccgaaattgaattttttactccgccttgagataaaaaatgaggcccaaaaattttgaaaaaatttcataaaactcagaaaaatttgtacagtctaaatatatttttaattttgtcatgtggtatttaaattaatttttaaaaataatcaaagtttcacattttcagaaaatcaaatccgatttctaaaattagaaaaatttcaaataaatttttaaaatttaaataatataaaatattaatatttactcataaaaaaataatttaaaaattagaggtgttataagttaaatttataattttttaaatttcaattaattcgATTTTGACTGTTAATTCCATTTGAACCATAGACAAAAATCTACCTAAAAACATAATTTCATCATACTAACTATTAtggttaattattttttatattgaatATTTTATCGGAGATttacatatttttataaaattaaattataaaattttacttaTTATCATGTTAAAAATATGGCTAAACTTTCTCTAAATTATAAAAATAGCAATAATGTTATTAACCAAAACTGAAATAACATTGATTGAGTATGAATTATACATTAATAATTGTACTAAAATCAGTaatattttcaataattattaataaaatgaatttgcaattaatgaattttattttagatATATTTTCAATGTAAGTCTCCATAAGAatcgaataaaaaaaaaataataaatttcctTAACAAATAAGCACCCCACGTAAAGCCCAGCCCATATGAGAAACAGTGTTCTATAAAAGGCCCAATCCACATGTCTTGGGATTAGGGTTTTGATAATTTTTTTCTAGGGGAGCAATACCTCAGAACTTCACTGGTGCAGAACCAGCGTCAGCCGCCATGGTACAtctctcttcttctctccttTTGATAGTCTCCTGGTTTGGGTCTCCGAATCTCTAAATTAAACTGTGTTCTGTTTCTTTTTAGGTGAAGTACTCTAGAGAGcctgaaaatcaaaccaagtgtaAGTATAGGTCCTGAGCTGAttccttctttatttttctgatcTATTTTTTCTTAGTCTTGATCTAGTATTGTGTTTATGCTCATTTTTGCAGCCTGCAAGGCCAGGGGCTCTGACCTCAGAGTGCATTTCAAGGTATAATTGTCAGAGCTCTTTTTCAAATTCAACTCTCTTCTACTTTTTCCCCATTTTAGTTATTGTTGTGTTTTAAGTGGAGTTATACCAGGTGGATGCATAGATTTAGTTTTGTTTTGCTAatgttggatttgtgaagtttTTGTAACTGGTTGGTGATATTGTTATTTGGATTTGATTATTAAACCTGATGAAAAAAGCAGGGCCCCTGTTGCCTATGTCAACAGGTCTCTCGTGAACTTCAGGGAAATCACTATCATTGTTATTGGGTGAacctgtctttttttttttcttttcttttctcttcttttcttttcttctttgtgGCTGAAGGTTCAGTAAATGATGGCACACTTTTTCGACCCATGAAATTTATATATGTTATTGATTGCTGCTTGGTAATTTTGTTTGTAAGATGTGATCTCTAGTTGTGTTATTGTTGTGTTCTACAATTTTTTCGATGTTGGTGTTTTCGCTGCTAAGTCCTATGTATGATGAACTTGTTAATTTTAAGATAAAGCAATGACATCCTATCGTGGTTAGGAAAGCTAATGAAGGAGTGGGAGACTGTTTTTCTCCATCTAATTTTAACCTGATGAAAAAAGCAGTGCCTTGTTGCCTCTTGTGAACTGGGCTCTCGTAAACTTCAGGAAAATTATTATCATTGTTATTGGGTGAACCTCTGTAGTTCTCTGTGACTGAAGGTTCAGTAAATGATGGAACATTACTAT
It contains:
- the LOC110638139 gene encoding uncharacterized protein LOC110638139 isoform X1 — protein: MAFRLSSADVVGFKFLFSLAIMYALISALVYSIVHMKFIKPLAIDAPLDRFSEARAVEHVRVLTQDGRQEGRPGLREAATYIKTQLESIEDRAGSNIRIEIEESIVNGSFNMVFLGHSISFGYRNHTNIIMRISSTDSKDTDPSVLINGHFDSPLGSPGAGDCGTCVASMLELARLIVDSGWIPPRPIIFLFNGAEELFMLGAHGFMKTYKWRDSIGASINVEASGTGGLDLVCQSGPGAWPSLVYAEAAIYPMAHSAAQDVFPVIPGDTDYRIFSQDYGSIPSLDIIFLLGGYYYHTSYDTLDKLLPGSMQARGDNLFSILKAFTNSSKLRTSQEREALRATSNDYRDERAVFFDYLSWFMIFYSRRVAVILHSIPFAIFIVMPLLLRFLDLGLRYWFATFCDFVKGLLFHIAAILLAIIFPVIFSIMRLFFSSHAMNWFAHPYLAFMMFVPCSLVGLLIPRTVWSCFPLSQDVSVLKKSKEVLSNEAWFWGAFGLYACLTLAYLVAGLSGGFLTFSVSAFMLPAWIFFNIYIKSYHDQSLRSTVIYVLPLLPCIMYSVYFGGFLVQFLIEKMGMMGAVPPPYGFYIADGVVAATIGVVTGWCVGPLLPICGHWLARSSIIQFLLHISVLALAFSSQFFPYSNTAPKRVVFQHTVVTADGNRIVDSSYDFSVVDSNSLLFLFKHAPEVAKDLHVGTDFSFKTANTSHRETWMALFPVSHLFSRSLKFPARSDDIIKQYRYFPRLSNYKPGTFSSRGSRRVYLELSLGDLKEVWVAVLNITGPLSSWSLADNILPAPEAIDGGPPSYICRLSGASDDKWTFWLEASNSNDLRVELAVIDQVLVDRAKNLRGLFPDWVDVTAYASFMSSYIF
- the LOC110638139 gene encoding uncharacterized protein LOC110638139 isoform X2, translated to MAFRLSSADVVGFKFLFSLAIMYALISALVYSIVHMKFIKPLAIDAPLDRFSEARAVEHVRVLTQDGRQEGRPGLREAATYIKTQLESIEDRAGSNIRIEIEESIVNGSFNMVFLGHSISFGYRNHTNIIMRISSTDSKDTDPSVLINGHFDSPLGSPGAGDCGTCVASMLELARLIVDSGWIPPRPIIFLFNGAEELFMLGAHGFMKTYKWRDSIGASINVEASGTGGLDLVCQSGPGAWPSLVYAEAAIYPMAHSAAQDVFPVIPGDTDYRIFSQDYGSIPSLDIIFLLGGYYYHTSYDTLDKLLPGSMQARGDNLFSILKAFTNSSKLRTSQEREALRATSNDYRDERAVFFDYLSWFMIFYSRRVAVILHSIPFAIFIVMPLLLRFLDLGLRYWFATFCDFVKGLLFHIAAILLAIIFPVIFSIMRLFFSSHAMNWFAHPYLAFMMFVPCSLVGLLIPRTVWSCFPLSQDVSVLKKSKEVLSNEAWFWGAFGLYACLTLAYLVAGLSGGFLTFSVSAFMLPAWIFFNIYIKSYHDQSLRSTVIYVLPLLPCIMYSVYFGGFLVQFLIEKMGMMGAVPPPYGFYIADGVVAATIGVVTGWCVGPLLPICGHWLARSSIIQFLLHISVLALAFSSQFFPYSNTAPKRVVFQHTVVTADGNRIVDSSYDFSVVDSNSLLFLFKHAPEVAKDLHVGTDFSFKTANTSHRETWMALFPVSHLFSRSLKFPARSDDIIKQYRYFPRLSNYKPGTFSSRGSRRVYLELSLGDLKEVWVAVLNITGPLSSWSLADNILPAPEAIDGGPPSYICRLSGASDDKWTFWLEYL